In a single window of the Callithrix jacchus isolate 240 chromosome 1, calJac240_pri, whole genome shotgun sequence genome:
- the ACOD1 gene encoding cis-aconitate decarboxylase: MVQLSPGLHVTTPPPTCSLVSHSSIRYHWVRSSPEEMNDQSLHEPNYGTYRWSKTLYTKASQVSYRTEVCRYRGGCGPVLTLFHLKSVTESFAKTIHGLKVGHLTDRVIQRSKRMILDTLGAGFLGTSTEVFHKASQYSKIYSSNISSTVWGRPDIRLPPTYAAFVNGVAIHSMDFDDTWHPATHPSGAVLPVLTALAEALPRSPKFSGLDLLLAFNVGIEVQGQLLHFAKEANDIPKRFHPPSVVGTLGSAAAASKFLGLSLTKCQEALAIAVSHAGAPMANAATQTKPLHIGNAAKHGIEAAFLAMLGLQGNKQILDLEAGLGAFYANYSPKVLPNLHSYSWLLDQQDVAFKRFPAHLSTHWVADAAASVRKHLVAEKTLLPIDHIKRIVLRIPKVQYVNRPSPDSEHEARHSFQYVACAMLLDGGITVPSFHECQINRPQVRELLNKVELEYPPDNLPSFNTLYCEISVTLKDGAIFTDRSDTFYGHWRKPLSQEDLEEKFRDNTSRMLSCDTVESLIKIVKNLEDLEDCSVLTTLLKGPSPPEVASNSPACNNSITQSLLRLTNI; the protein is encoded by the exons ATGGTGCAATTATCTCCAGGGCTCCATGTCACCACCCCACCTCCTACCTGCTCCCTGGTCTCACATTCCTCCATAAGATACCACTGGGTCAGATCTAGCCCTGAAGAGATGAATGATCAATCACTACATGAGCCCAACTATGGGACTTATAGG TGGAGCAAAACTCTTTACACAAAAGCGTCTCAAGTCTCTTATAGAACAGAAGTGTGTAGGTACAGAGGGGGGTGTGGCCCTGTCCTAACACTCTTCCATTTAAAGTCTGTCACAGAAAGCTTTGCCAAAACGATCCATGGCTTGAAAGTGGGACACCTGACAGATCGCGTTATTCAGAGGAGCAAGAGGATGATTCTAGACACTCTGGGTGCTGGGTTCTTGGGAACCAGTACAGAAGTGTTTCACAAAGCCAGCCAATACAGCAAG ATCTACAGTTCCAACATATCCAGCACTGTTTGGGGTCGGCCGGACATCAGGCTCCCACCCACATATGCTGCTTTTGTGAATGGTGTGGCT ATTCACTCCATGGATTTTGATGACACGTGGCACCCTGCCACCCACCCTTCTGGGGCTGTCCTTCCTGTCCTCACAGCTTTAGCGGAAGCCCTCCCAAGAAGTCCGAAGTTTTCTGGCCTTGACCTGCTGCTGGCTTTCAATGTTGGTATAGAAGTGCAAGGCCAATTACTGCATTTCGCCAAGGAAGCCAATGACATACCAAAGAG ATTCCATCCCCCTTCTGTGGTAGGAACGTTGGGTAGTGCTGCTGCTGCGTCCAAGTTTTTAGGACTTAGCTTGACAAAGTGCCAAGAAGCCCTGGCCATTGCTGTTTCCCATGCTGGAGCGCCCATGGCAAATGCTGCCACTCAAACCAAGCCCCTCCACATTGGCAATGCTGCCAAGCATGGGATAGAAGCTGCTTTTCTGGCAATGCTGGGTCTCCAAGGAAACAAGCAGATCTTGGACTTGGAGGCAGGACTTGGGGCCTTTTATGCCAACTATTCCCCAAAAGTGCTTCCAAACCTACATTCCTACAGTTGGCTGCTGGATCAGCAGGATGTGGCCTTTAAGCGTTTTCCTGCGCATTTATCTACCCACTGGGTGGCAGATGCAGCTGCATCTGTAAGAAAGCACCTCGTAGCAGAGAAAACCCTGCTTCCAATTGACCACATTAAGAGAATTGTGCTCAGGATTCCAAAAGTCCAGTATGTAAATAGGCCCTCTCCAGACTCGGAACATGAAGCCCGTCATTCATTCCAGTACGTAGCCTGTGCCATGTTGCTTGATGGTGGCATCACTGTCCCCTCATTCCATGAATGCCAGATCAACAGGCCACAGGTGAGAGAGCTGCTCAATAAGGTGGAGCTGGAGTACCCTCCAGACAACTTGCCAAGCTTCAACACACTGTACTGTGAAATAAGTGTCACCCTCAAGGATGGAGCCATCTTCACAGATCGCTCTGACACCTTCTATGGTCACTGGAGAAAACCACTGAGCCAGGAGGACCTAGAGGAAAAGTTCAGAGACAATACCTCCAGGATGCTGTCCTGTGACACAGTGGAAAGCCTTATAAAGATAGTCAAAAATCTAGAAGACCTAGAAGACTGTTCTGTGTTGACCACACTTCTCAAAGGACCCTCTCCACCAGAGGTGGCTTCAAACTCTCCAGCATGTAATAATTCCATCACACAATCTCTCCTGAGACTTACCAACATCTAA